A region from the Dermacentor andersoni chromosome 11, qqDerAnde1_hic_scaffold, whole genome shotgun sequence genome encodes:
- the LOC126518081 gene encoding QRFP-like peptide receptor — MEATNSSEELPLFPEEGMPEDYDYEESAWRFDLADLVPTAAVYGATLLLGLVGNLLIVYTVARFPRMRSISNLFLASLASADLLIVLLCVPVKFGQLFSYTWTLGEVGCKLLLYVQHVSMICSVLNLTFLSIERYYAVIHPVRSRYLCTFSQARRVIIFIWIAAFLTALPIIFVQVHVEMGLRRRAYWCMRDEASPGAWRSFEVYMLILVLCIPTLVMGYAYAKICAQLWTVVRERASLTTGTSVATEMTEKKSKKKATFAPNGDPAGLKPSRADEDTVRQVIKMLILVVSLFVLCWAPILILNVLTAFGGVATLNYSYLKPLRTCFHLLSYLNSCVNPLVYGFMSRSFRGSFREALFGCVHPGSATPWRGATMRLSRTRTTSVSMGRSATYVT, encoded by the exons ATGGAGGCGACGAACTCGAGCGAGGAGCTTCCCTTGTTTCCCGAGGAAGGCATGCCCGAGGACTACGACTACGAGGAGTCGGCGTGGCGCTTCGACCTCGCCGACCTGGTCCCCACCGCGGCCGTGTACGGCGCCACCCTCCTGCTGGGCCTGGTGGGCAACCTCCTGATCGTGTACACGGTGGCCCGCTTCCCGCGCATGCGCTCCATCTCCAACCTGTTCCTGGCGTCGCTCGCCTCGGCCGACCTGCTCATCGTGCTGCTCTGTGTGCCGGTCAAGTTCGGCCAGCTCTTCTCGTACACGTGGACGCTGGGCGAGGTGGGGTGCAAGCTGCTGCTATACGTGCAGCACGTCTCCATGATCTGCTCCGTGCTCAACCTCACCTTCCTCAGCATCGAGAG GTACTACGCGGTCATCCACCCGGTGCGCTCCCGCTACCTGTGCACCTTCAGTCAAGCAAGGCGGGTGATCATCTTCATTTGGATCGCTGCCTTCCTCACGGCGCTGCCCATCATCTTCGTGCAG GTCCACGTGGAGATGGGCCTTCGTCGTCGCGCCTATTGGTGCATGCGGGACGAGGCCAGTCCCGGAGCCTGGCGCTCCTTCGAGGTCTACATGCTCATCCTGGTGCTGTGCATACCCACCCTGGTCATGGGCTACGCGTACGCCAAGATATGCGCCCAGCTGTGGACGGTAGTCCGTGAGCGGGCCAGCCTCACCACGGGAACCTC GGTGGCAACGGAGATGACCGAAAAGAAATCCAAGAAGAAGGCCACTTTCGCGCCAAACGGCGACCCGGCCGGCCTCAAGCCTTCACGCGCAGACGAGGACACCGTTCGCCAG GTGATCAAGATGCTCATCCTGGTCGTCTCCCTCTTCGTGCTCTGCTGGGCCCCGATCCTGATCCTGAACGTGCTCACGGCGTTCGGCGGCGTCGCGACGCTCAACTACTCCTACCTGAAGCCGCTGCGCACCTGCTTCCACCTGCTGTCGTACCTGAACAGCTGCGTCAACCCGCTCGTGTACGGCTTCATGTCGCGCtccttccgaggttccttccgcGAGGCCCTCTTCGGCTGCGTGCACCCGGGCTCGGCGACGCCCTGGCGCGGGGCCACGATGCGCCTCAGCCGGACGCGCACCACCAGCGTCAGCATGGGGCGCTCGGCCACCTACGTCACGTGA